The proteins below come from a single Cylindrospermopsis raciborskii Cr2010 genomic window:
- a CDS encoding NfeD family protein, with the protein MQNFTAIWLLLGIILCVMELLLPTAFVQLLMGISALLVAGLSLLGLSNLFLQVIVWLTLSSFLTIFSRRFFAVRQTKSKILTSTVGETMTEILPGKVGRVLYEGNSWRGRCDDDKLTIPPGQKVYVVAREGTTLIVMPENVLDH; encoded by the coding sequence ATGCAAAATTTTACTGCAATCTGGTTGTTGCTGGGCATAATTCTGTGTGTTATGGAACTGCTGTTACCAACAGCTTTTGTGCAATTGTTGATGGGGATTAGTGCCCTACTGGTAGCAGGACTTTCTCTTTTAGGTTTAAGTAATTTATTCCTGCAAGTGATTGTTTGGCTGACACTTTCTAGTTTTTTAACTATCTTTTCCCGTAGGTTTTTTGCGGTAAGGCAAACCAAATCAAAAATTCTTACTAGTACCGTAGGTGAGACCATGACAGAAATTTTACCTGGTAAGGTAGGGAGGGTTCTGTACGAAGGTAATTCTTGGCGAGGTAGATGTGATGATGATAAACTTACCATACCTCCTGGTCAAAAAGTTTATGTGGTGGCCAGGGAAGGGACTACCCTAATTGTGATGCCAGAAAACGTTTTAGACCACTAG
- a CDS encoding SPFH domain-containing protein yields the protein MEQFLLLLGLVFGAGAVMKCVRVINQGDEALVETLGSYKRKLEPGLNLINPLLDNVVYKQTIREKVLDIPPQQCITRDNVSITVDAVVYWRIVDMEKAYYKVENLQSAMVNLVLTQIRAEMGQLELDQTFTARTQINEILLRDLDIATDPWGVKVTRVELRDIIPSKAVQESMELQMSAERKKRAAILTSEGDRESAVNSARGKADAQILDAEARQKAVILQAEAEQKAIVLRAQAERQQQVLKAQAIAESAEIIAQRMQANPEAHKALEVLFALGYLDMGVSIGKSNSSKVMFMDPRTIPATLEGIRSIVGDVNDVGDSNKL from the coding sequence ATGGAGCAGTTTTTATTATTACTGGGATTGGTTTTTGGTGCTGGTGCTGTGATGAAGTGTGTTAGAGTGATAAACCAGGGTGATGAAGCTTTAGTAGAAACTCTAGGAAGTTATAAGAGGAAATTGGAGCCTGGACTAAACTTGATTAATCCTTTGTTGGATAACGTAGTTTATAAGCAAACTATTCGAGAGAAAGTTTTAGATATTCCTCCTCAGCAGTGTATTACCCGTGACAATGTTTCTATTACTGTTGATGCTGTGGTGTATTGGCGAATAGTTGATATGGAAAAAGCCTACTATAAGGTAGAGAACCTACAGTCAGCTATGGTGAATCTGGTACTGACTCAAATTCGTGCTGAAATGGGACAGCTGGAATTAGATCAGACCTTCACAGCAAGAACTCAAATTAACGAGATTCTGTTGAGGGATTTAGATATTGCTACTGACCCTTGGGGAGTGAAGGTAACAAGGGTGGAATTAAGGGATATTATCCCATCCAAAGCTGTGCAAGAATCAATGGAATTACAAATGTCCGCAGAAAGAAAGAAACGAGCAGCCATTTTGACATCGGAGGGAGACCGAGAATCAGCGGTTAACAGTGCTAGGGGTAAAGCAGATGCTCAGATATTAGATGCGGAAGCACGACAAAAGGCTGTAATATTGCAGGCAGAAGCAGAACAAAAGGCGATTGTTTTAAGAGCGCAAGCGGAAAGACAACAACAGGTGTTAAAAGCACAAGCAATTGCAGAATCAGCTGAAATTATTGCCCAGAGAATGCAAGCTAATCCAGAAGCCCATAAAGCTTTAGAGGTTTTATTCGCCTTGGGTTATTTGGATATGGGGGTGAGCATTGGTAAAAGCAATAGCAGTAAGGTGATGTTTATGGATCCCCGAACTATTCCTGCAACTTTGGAGGGAATTCGGTCAATTGTTGGTGATGTGAACGATGTAGGAGATTCGAACAAGTTATAA
- a CDS encoding ATP-binding protein yields MPKQFNTAGPCKANIHYMLSPTGRLPQLKALIDGENYFIIHAPRQVGKTTAMMALAQELTDSRQYLAVMLTVETGAPFPDAPEQAQQSILRRWQNEIRFRKLPLPTLTQIQRETETSPLDIQTVLQGWAMASPLPLVVFLDEIDSLEDQTLISILRQLRAGYPNRPQGFPHSVGLIGMRDVRDYKVKSGGSERLNTSSPFNIKAESLTLSNFTFTDVQNLYEQHTTATGQVFTPEAVQQAYYLTDGQPWLVNALARQATQVLVQDMNEPITAEVINQAKEMLIQRQDTHLDSLAERLREARVKTIIEPILAGEDLPDVPPDDIRYVLDLGLCRDQGQGLEIANPIYKEVLPLVLSYTTRVSIGAIEPLWLNEQGELLPNKLLHAFLEFWRQHGEPLLKSAPYHEIAPHLVLMAFLHRVVNGGGTLEREYAIGSGRMDICLRYGKVVMGMELKVWRERKSDPLIKGLTQLDKYLDGLGLDTGWLVIFDRRPGLPPMGERISTEEIISPNGRTITLIRS; encoded by the coding sequence ATGCCTAAACAATTTAACACTGCTGGCCCCTGCAAAGCCAACATTCACTATATGCTCTCTCCCACAGGGCGACTACCTCAGTTGAAAGCATTAATTGATGGAGAAAATTACTTTATCATTCATGCACCGCGACAAGTAGGCAAAACCACTGCTATGATGGCCTTAGCTCAAGAATTAACTGACAGTAGGCAATACCTAGCTGTGATGTTAACCGTAGAAACCGGTGCGCCATTTCCAGATGCACCAGAACAAGCGCAACAAAGTATCCTCAGACGTTGGCAGAATGAAATTCGGTTCCGAAAATTACCCTTGCCCACTTTAACCCAAATTCAAAGGGAGACCGAGACTTCTCCCCTAGATATTCAAACAGTCCTGCAAGGGTGGGCCATGGCTTCCCCCCTACCCTTAGTGGTCTTTCTGGATGAAATTGATTCTTTAGAGGATCAAACCCTCATATCCATCCTTAGACAGTTGCGAGCGGGTTATCCCAATCGTCCCCAGGGTTTCCCCCATTCGGTGGGCTTAATTGGGATGCGGGACGTGCGGGACTACAAGGTTAAATCTGGTGGAAGTGAACGACTCAATACGTCTAGTCCGTTTAATATCAAGGCTGAATCCCTAACTTTAAGTAATTTTACTTTTACAGATGTCCAAAATTTATATGAACAACATACAACAGCTACGGGACAGGTGTTTACCCCGGAAGCAGTTCAACAGGCATATTATTTAACCGATGGACAACCATGGTTAGTTAACGCCCTAGCTCGTCAAGCTACCCAGGTGTTAGTCCAGGATATGAATGAACCCATTACTGCTGAGGTGATTAACCAAGCCAAAGAAATGCTCATTCAGCGTCAGGATACCCATTTGGATAGTTTAGCAGAAAGATTACGGGAAGCGCGGGTCAAAACTATTATTGAACCAATTTTAGCAGGTGAGGACTTACCCGACGTACCACCGGATGATATTCGTTACGTGCTGGATTTAGGTCTGTGTCGAGATCAAGGACAAGGACTGGAAATTGCCAATCCAATTTATAAAGAAGTTCTACCTTTAGTACTAAGTTATACAACTAGGGTTTCTATTGGAGCAATTGAACCTCTGTGGCTAAATGAACAAGGGGAATTATTACCCAATAAATTATTACATGCTTTTCTGGAGTTTTGGCGACAACACGGAGAACCATTGCTCAAGAGTGCGCCCTACCATGAGATTGCCCCCCATTTAGTTTTGATGGCATTTTTACACCGGGTGGTAAATGGTGGTGGTACGTTAGAACGGGAATATGCCATTGGTTCTGGGAGAATGGATATTTGTTTACGATATGGCAAGGTAGTGATGGGTATGGAACTCAAGGTGTGGCGTGAAAGAAAGTCAGATCCGTTAATCAAGGGTTTGACCCAACTGGATAAATACCTGGATGGGTTAGGATTAGATACAGGTTGGTTAGTGATTTTCGATCGCCGTCCCGGTTTACCACCCATGGGAGAGAGGATTAGTACGGAGGAGATTATTAGTCCTAATGGGCGCACCATTACCCTCATTCGTAGTTAG
- a CDS encoding ATP-binding protein — MPKHFNTAGPCQSDIHYMLSPTGRLPQLKALIDGRNYFIIHAPRQVGKTTAMMALAQELTDSGQYLAVMLTVETGAPFPDAPEQAQQSILRRWQNEIRFRKLPLPTLTQIQRETETSPLDIQTVLQGWAMASPLPLVVFLDEIDSLEDQTLISILRQLRAGYPNRPQGFPHSVGLIGMRDVRDYKVKSGGSERLNTSSPFNIKAESLTLSNFSFTDVQNLYEQHTTATGQVFTLGAVQQAYYLTDGQPWLVNALARQATQVLVKDVKQPITAEVINQAKEILIQRQDTHLDSLAERLREERVRDIIQPMLAGEDLADTAEDNLRYVLDLGLCRRDRGGALEIANPIYREILPKTLAAVAIASLTSVEPNWLNSDGTLNPQILLNSFLEFWRQHGEPLLKSAPYHEIAPHLVLMAFLHRVVNGGGTLEREYAIGSGRMDICLRYGKVVMGMELKVWRERKSDPLIKGLTQLDKYLDGLGLDTGWLVIFDRRPGLPPMGERISTEEVISPSGRTITLIRS; from the coding sequence ATGCCTAAACACTTTAATACTGCTGGACCTTGTCAATCTGATATCCACTATATGCTCTCTCCCACAGGGCGACTACCTCAGTTGAAAGCATTAATTGATGGACGCAATTACTTTATCATTCATGCACCACGACAAGTGGGCAAAACCACTGCTATGATGGCCCTAGCTCAAGAATTAACTGACAGTGGGCAATACCTAGCTGTGATGTTAACCGTAGAAACCGGTGCGCCATTTCCAGATGCACCAGAACAAGCGCAACAAAGTATCCTCAGACGTTGGCAGAATGAAATTCGGTTCCGAAAATTACCCTTGCCCACTTTAACCCAAATTCAAAGGGAGACCGAGACTTCTCCCCTAGATATTCAAACAGTCCTGCAAGGGTGGGCCATGGCTTCCCCCCTACCCTTAGTGGTCTTTCTGGATGAAATTGATTCTTTAGAGGATCAAACCCTCATATCCATCCTTAGACAGTTGCGAGCGGGTTATCCCAATCGTCCCCAGGGTTTCCCCCATTCGGTGGGCTTAATTGGCATGCGGGACGTGCGGGACTACAAGGTTAAATCTGGTGGGAGTGAACGACTTAATACATCTAGTCCGTTCAATATCAAGGCTGAATCCCTAACTTTAAGTAATTTTAGTTTTACAGATGTGCAAAATTTATACGAACAACATACAACAGCTACAGGGCAAGTATTTACCCTGGGAGCAGTTCAACAGGCATATTATTTAACCGATGGACAACCATGGTTAGTTAACGCCCTAGCTCGTCAAGCTACCCAGGTGTTAGTAAAGGATGTGAAGCAACCCATTACTGCTGAGGTGATTAACCAAGCCAAGGAAATCCTCATCCAGCGTCAGGATACCCATTTAGATAGTTTGGCGGAAAGATTACGGGAAGAGCGGGTTAGGGATATTATTCAACCCATGTTAGCTGGTGAAGACTTAGCTGATACAGCAGAAGATAATTTACGATATGTCCTAGACTTGGGTTTATGTCGTCGCGATCGCGGGGGTGCATTAGAAATTGCTAACCCCATTTATCGGGAGATTTTACCTAAGACCTTAGCTGCAGTGGCGATCGCATCTCTAACTTCTGTGGAACCCAACTGGTTAAACTCTGATGGTACTCTCAATCCTCAAATTCTATTAAACTCTTTCTTGGAATTTTGGCGACAACATGGGGAACCATTACTCAAAAGTGCGCCCTATCATGAAATTGCTCCCCATTTGGTGTTAATGGCATTTTTACACCGAGTGGTAAATGGTGGTGGTACGTTAGAGCGGGAATATGCCATTGGTTCTGGGAGAATGGATATTTGTTTACGCTATGGCAAGGTGGTGATGGGTATGGAACTCAAGGTGTGGCGTGAAAGAAAGTCAGATCCGTTAATCAAGGGTTTAACCCAACTGGATAAATATCTGGATGGGTTAGGATTAGATACGGGTTGGTTAGTGATTTTCGATCGCCGTCCCGGGTTACCCCCCATGGGAGAGAGGATTAGTACGGAGGAGGTTATTAGTCCTAGTGGGCGCACCATTACCCTGATTCGTAGTTAG
- a CDS encoding ATP-binding protein: MFKHFNTAGPCQSDIHYMLSPTGRLPQLKALIDGRNYFIIHAPRQVGKTTAMMALAQELTDSGQYLAVMLTLETGAPFPDAPEQAQQSILRRWQNEIRFRKLPLPNLTQIETETETSPLDIQTVLQAWAMASPLPLVVFLDEIDSLEDQTLISILRQLRAGYPNRPQGFPHSVGLIGMRDVRDYKVKSGGSERLNTSSPFNIKAESLTLSNFSFTDIQNLYEQHTTATGQVFTLGAVQQAYYLTDGQPWLVNALARQATQVLVQDVNQPITAEVINQAKEILIQRQDTHLDSLAERLREERVKAIIEPILAGEDLPDIPPDDIRYVLDLGLCRDQGQGLEIANPIYKEVLPLVLSYTTRVSIGAIEPLWLNEQGELLPDKLLHAFLEFWRQHGEPLLKSAPYHEIAPHLVLMAFLHRVVNGGGTLEREYAIGSGRMDICLRYGKVVMGMELKVWRERKSDPLIKGLTQLDKYLDGLGLDTGWLVIFDRRPGLPPMGERISTEEVISPTGRTITLIRS; the protein is encoded by the coding sequence ATGTTTAAACACTTTAATACTGCTGGACCTTGCCAATCTGATATCCACTATATGCTCTCTCCCACAGGGCGACTACCTCAGTTGAAAGCATTAATTGATGGACGCAATTACTTTATCATTCATGCACCGCGACAAGTGGGTAAAACCACTGCCATGATGGCCCTAGCTCAAGAATTAACTGACAGTGGACAATACCTAGCTGTGATGTTAACCCTAGAAACCGGTGCGCCATTTCCAGATGCACCAGAACAAGCGCAACAAAGTATCCTGAGACGTTGGCAGAATGAAATTCGGTTTCGAAAATTACCTTTGCCTAATTTAACACAAATTGAAACAGAGACTGAGACCTCTCCCTTAGATATTCAAACAGTTCTGCAAGCTTGGGCCATGGCTTCCCCTCTACCTTTAGTTGTGTTTTTGGATGAAATTGATTCTTTGGAAGATCAAACTCTCATATCCATTCTCAGACAATTACGAGCGGGTTATCCCAATCGTCCCCAGGGTTTTCCCCATTCGGTGGGCTTAATTGGCATGCGGGATGTGCGGGACTACAAGGTTAAATCTGGTGGAAGTGAACGACTCAATACGTCTAGTCCGTTTAATATCAAGGCTGAATCCCTAACTTTGAGTAATTTTAGTTTTACAGATATTCAAAATTTATATGAACAACATACAACAGCTACGGGACAGGTGTTTACCCTGGGAGCAGTTCAACAGGCATATTATTTAACTGATGGACAACCATGGTTAGTTAACGCCCTAGCTCGTCAAGCTACCCAGGTATTAGTCCAGGATGTGAATCAACCCATTACTGCTGAAGTGATTAACCAAGCCAAAGAAATCCTCATCCAGCGTCAGGATACCCATTTGGATAGTTTAGCAGAAAGATTACGGGAAGAGCGGGTCAAAGCTATTATTGAACCAATTTTAGCAGGTGAAGACTTACCCGACATACCACCAGATGATATTCGTTATGTGCTGGATTTAGGACTGTGTCGAGATCAAGGACAAGGCTTGGAAATTGCCAATCCAATTTATAAGGAAGTTCTACCTCTAGTGCTAAGTTACACAACTAGGGTTTCTATTGGAGCAATTGAACCTCTGTGGCTAAATGAACAAGGGGAACTATTACCTGATAAATTATTACATGCTTTTCTGGAGTTTTGGCGACAACACGGGGAACCATTACTCAAAAGTGCGCCCTACCATGAGATTGCTCCCCATTTGGTGTTGATGGCATTTTTACATCGGGTAGTTAATGGTGGTGGTACTTTAGAGCGGGAATATGCCATTGGTTCTGGAAGAATGGATATTTGTTTACGCTATGGCAAGGTGGTAATGGGTATGGAACTCAAGGTGTGGCGTGAAAGAAAGTCAGATCCGTTAATCAAGGGTTTGACCCAACTGGATAAATACCTGGATGGGTTAGGATTAGATACGGGTTGGTTAGTGATTTTCGATCGCCGTCCCGGTTTACCACCTATGGGAGAGAGGATTAGTACGGAGGAGGTTATTAGTCCCACTGGGCGCACTATTACCCTAATTCGTAGTTAG
- a CDS encoding ATP-binding protein → MPKQFNTAGPCQSDIHYMLSPTGRLPQLKALIDGRNYFIIHAPRQVGKTTAMIALAQELTDSGEYTAVMLSVEVGSVFPDEPERAERAILGSWQDAIDIWLPQDLHPPFDPERRENIGAFLKSWAKSSPRPLVVFIDEIDSLQNQTLISVLRQLRDGFPRRPQGFPHSVGLIGMRDVRDYKVKSGGSERLNTSSPFNIKAESLTLSNFSFTDIQNLYEQHTTATGQVFTLGAVQQAYYLTDGQPWLVNALARQATQVLVQDVNQPITAEMINQAKEILIQRQDTHLDSLAERLREERVKTIIEPILAGEDLPDVPPDDIRYVLDLGLCRDQGQGLEIANPIYKEVLPLVLSYTTRVSIGAIEPLWLNEQGELLPDKLLHAFLEFWRQHGEPLLKSAPYHEIAPHLVLMAFLHRVVNGGGTLEREYAIGSGRMDICLRYGKVVMGMELKLWRERKSDPLIKGLTQLDKYLDGLGLDTGWLVIFDRRPGLPPMGERISTEKVISPRGRTITLIRS, encoded by the coding sequence ATGCCTAAACAATTTAACACTGCTGGACCTTGTCAATCTGATATCCACTATATGCTCTCTCCCACAGGGCGACTACCTCAGTTAAAAGCGTTAATTGATGGACGCAATTACTTTATCATTCATGCACCGCGACAAGTGGGCAAAACCACTGCTATGATAGCTTTAGCCCAAGAATTAACTGATAGTGGGGAGTATACAGCAGTGATGCTCTCCGTGGAAGTGGGGTCGGTTTTTCCTGATGAACCAGAACGTGCTGAAAGAGCCATTTTGGGTTCTTGGCAAGATGCAATTGATATTTGGCTTCCGCAAGACCTCCATCCCCCTTTTGACCCAGAGCGTAGGGAGAATATTGGTGCTTTCCTGAAAAGTTGGGCAAAAAGCTCTCCTCGTCCCCTAGTGGTGTTCATTGATGAAATTGACTCGTTGCAAAATCAAACGTTGATTTCAGTATTGCGACAGTTACGGGATGGTTTTCCCCGTCGTCCCCAGGGTTTTCCCCATTCGGTGGGCTTAATTGGCATGCGGGATGTGCGGGACTACAAGGTTAAATCTGGTGGAAGTGAACGACTCAATACGTCTAGTCCGTTTAATATCAAGGCTGAGTCCCTAACTTTGAGTAATTTTAGTTTTACAGATATTCAAAATTTATATGAACAACATACAACAGCTACGGGACAGGTGTTTACCCTGGGAGCAGTTCAACAGGCATATTATTTAACTGATGGACAACCATGGTTAGTTAACGCCCTAGCTCGTCAAGCTACCCAGGTATTAGTCCAGGATGTGAATCAACCCATTACTGCTGAGATGATTAACCAAGCCAAAGAAATCCTCATTCAACGCCAGGATACCCATTTAGATAGCTTAGCAGAGCGATTACGGGAAGAGCGGGTTAAGACCATTATTGAACCAATTTTAGCAGGTGAGGACTTACCCGACGTACCACCGGATGATATTCGTTACGTGCTGGATTTAGGTCTGTGTCGAGATCAAGGACAAGGACTGGAAATTGCCAATCCAATTTATAAAGAAGTTCTACCTTTAGTGCTAAGTTATACAACTAGGGTTTCTATTGGAGCAATTGAACCTCTGTGGCTAAATGAACAAGGGGAACTATTACCTGATAAATTATTACATGCTTTTCTGGAGTTTTGGCGACAACACGGAGAACCATTGCTCAAAAGTGCGCCCTACCATGAGATTGCTCCCCATTTAGTTTTGATGGCATTTTTACACCGGGTGGTAAATGGTGGTGGTACGTTAGAACGGGAATATGCCATTGGTTCTGGGAGAATGGATATTTGTTTACGCTATGGCAAGGTGGTGATGGGTATGGAACTCAAGCTGTGGCGTGAAAGAAAGTCGGATCCTTTAATTAAGGGTTTAACCCAACTGGATAAATATCTAGATGGGTTAGGATTAGATACGGGTTGGTTAGTGATTTTCGATCGCCGTCCTGGTTTACCACCCATGGGAGAGAGGATTAGTACGGAGAAGGTTATTAGTCCTAGGGGACGCACCATTACCCTCATTCGTAGTTAG
- a CDS encoding ATP-binding protein → MAKQFNTAGPCKANIHYMLSPTGRLPQLKALIDGENYFIIHAPRQVGKTTAMMALAQELTDSGQYLAVMLTVETGAPFPDAPEQAQQSILRRWQNEIRFRKLPLPTLTQIQRETETSPLDIQTVLQGWAMASPLPLVVFLDEIDSLEDQTLISILRQLRAGYPNRPQGFPHSVGLIGMRDVRDYKVKSGGSERLNTSSPFNIKAESLTLSNFSFTDVQNLYEQHTTATGQVFTPEAVQQAYYLTDGQPWLVNALARQATQVLVQDVNEPITAEVINQAKEILIQRQDTHLDSLAERLREERVKAIIEPILAGEDLPDTPEDDRRFLLDLGLVKRSPLGGLTIANPIYQEVIPRVLSQGSQDSLPQIQPTWLNTDNSLNPQALLNAFLEFWRQHGEPLLRSAPYHEIAPHLVLMAFLHRVVNGGGTLEREYAIGSGRMDICLRYGKVVMGMELKVWRERKSDPLIKGLTQLDKYLDGLGLDTGWLVIFDRRPGLPPMGERISTEKVISPRGRTITLIRS, encoded by the coding sequence ATGGCTAAACAATTTAACACTGCTGGTCCGTGCAAAGCCAACATTCACTATATGCTTTCTCCCACAGGGCGACTACCTCAGTTGAAAGCATTAATTGATGGAGAAAATTACTTTATCATTCATGCACCGCGACAAGTAGGCAAAACCACTGCTATGATGGCCCTAGCTCAAGAATTAACTGACAGTGGGCAATACCTAGCTGTGATGTTAACCGTAGAAACCGGTGCGCCATTTCCAGATGCACCAGAACAAGCGCAACAAAGTATCCTCAGACGTTGGCAGAATGAAATTCGGTTCCGAAAATTACCCTTGCCCACTTTAACCCAGATTCAAAGGGAGACCGAGACTTCTCCCCTAGATATTCAAACAGTCCTACAAGGGTGGGCCATGGCTTCCCCCCTACCCTTAGTTGTCTTTCTGGATGAAATTGATTCCTTAGAGGATCAAACCCTCATATCCATCCTTAGACAGTTGCGAGCGGGTTATCCCAATCGTCCCCAGGGTTTCCCCCATTCGGTGGGCTTAATTGGGATGCGGGACGTGCGGGACTACAAGGTTAAATCTGGTGGAAGTGAACGACTCAATACGTCTAGTCCGTTTAATATCAAGGCTGAATCCCTAACTTTAAGTAATTTTAGTTTTACAGATGTCCAAAATCTATATGAACAACATACAACAGCTACGGGACAGGTGTTTACCCCGGAAGCAGTTCAACAGGCATATTATTTAACCGATGGACAACCATGGCTAGTTAACGCCCTAGCTCGTCAAGCTACCCAGGTGTTAGTCCAGGATGTGAATGAACCCATTACTGCTGAGGTGATTAACCAAGCCAAAGAAATCCTCATTCAGCGTCAGGATACCCATTTGGATAGTTTAGCAGAAAGATTACGGGAAGAGCGGGTCAAAGCTATTATTGAACCAATTTTAGCAGGTGAGGACTTACCAGATACCCCAGAGGATGATCGCCGGTTTTTGCTAGATTTAGGCTTAGTTAAGCGTAGTCCTTTGGGTGGACTAACCATTGCCAATCCCATTTACCAGGAGGTGATCCCTCGTGTTTTATCCCAGGGTAGTCAGGACAGTTTACCTCAAATTCAACCCACTTGGTTAAATACTGACAATAGTTTAAATCCCCAAGCTCTATTAAATGCTTTTCTGGAATTTTGGCGACAACATGGGGAACCATTACTCAGAAGTGCGCCCTACCATGAGATTGCTCCCCATTTGGTATTAATGGCATTTTTACACCGGGTGGTAAATGGTGGTGGTACATTAGAACGGGAATATGCCATTGGTTCTGGGAGAATGGATATTTGTTTACGATATGGCAAGGTGGTGATGGGTATGGAACTCAAGGTGTGGCGTGAAAGAAAGTCAGATCCGTTAATCAAGGGTTTGACCCAACTGGATAAATATCTAGATGGGTTAGGATTAGATACGGGTTGGTTAGTGATTTTCGATCGCCGTCCTGGTTTACCACCCATGGGAGAGAGGATTAGTACGGAGAAGGTTATTAGTCCTAGGGGACGCACCATTACCCTCATTCGTAGTTAG
- a CDS encoding ATP-binding protein produces the protein MPKHFNTAGPCQSDIHYMLSPTGRLPQLKALIDGRNYFIIHAPRQVGKTTAMIALAQELTDSGEYTAVMLSVEVGSVFPDEPERAERAILGSWQDAIDIWLPEDLHPPFDPERRETIGAFLKSWAKSSPRPLVVFIDEIDSLQNQTLISVLRQLRDGFPRRPRGFPHSVGLIGMRDVRDYKVKSGGSERLNTSSPFNIKAESLTLSNFSFTDVQNLYEQHTTATGQVFTPEAVQQAYYLTDGQPWLVNALARQATQVLVQDVNEPITAEVINQAKEILIQRQDTHLDSLAERLREARVRDIIQPMLAGEDLADTAEDNLRYVLDLGLCRRDRGGGLEIANPIYREILPKTLAAVAIASLTSVEPNWLNSDGTLNPQILLNSFLEFWRQHGEPLLKSAPYHEIAPHLVLMAFLHRVVNGGGTLEREYAIGSGRMDICLRYSKVVMGIEIKMWRERKSDPLIKGLTQLDKYLDGLGLDTGWLVIFDRRPGLPPMGERISTEEVISPRGRTITLIRS, from the coding sequence ATGCCTAAACACTTTAATACTGCTGGACCTTGTCAATCTGATATCCACTATATGCTCTCTCCCACAGGGCGACTACCTCAGTTGAAAGCATTAATTGATGGACGTAATTACTTTATCATTCATGCACCGCGACAAGTGGGCAAAACCACTGCTATGATAGCTTTAGCCCAGGAATTAACTGATAGTGGGGAGTATACAGCAGTGATGCTCTCCGTGGAAGTGGGGTCGGTTTTTCCTGATGAACCAGAACGTGCTGAAAGGGCTATTTTGGGTTCTTGGCAAGATGCAATTGATATTTGGCTTCCGGAAGACCTCCATCCCCCTTTTGACCCGGAGCGTAGGGAGACTATTGGTGCTTTCCTGAAAAGTTGGGCAAAAAGCTCTCCTCGTCCTCTAGTGGTCTTCATTGATGAAATTGACTCATTGCAAAATCAAACCTTGATTTCGGTATTGCGACAGTTACGGGATGGTTTTCCCCGTCGTCCTCGGGGTTTCCCCCATTCGGTGGGCTTAATTGGGATGCGGGACGTGCGGGACTACAAGGTTAAATCTGGTGGGAGTGAACGACTTAATACGTCTAGTCCGTTTAATATCAAGGCTGAATCCCTAACTTTAAGTAATTTTAGTTTTACAGATGTCCAAAATCTATATGAACAACATACAACAGCTACGGGACAGGTGTTTACCCCGGAAGCAGTTCAACAGGCATATTATTTAACTGATGGACAACCATGGTTAGTTAACGCCCTAGCTCGTCAAGCTACCCAGGTGTTAGTCCAGGATGTGAATGAACCCATTACTGCTGAAGTGATTAACCAAGCAAAAGAAATTCTCATTCAGCGTCAGGATACCCATTTGGATAGTTTAGCAGAAAGATTACGGGAAGCACGGGTTAGGGATATTATTCAACCCATGTTAGCTGGTGAAGACTTAGCTGATACAGCAGAAGATAATTTACGATATGTCCTAGACTTGGGTTTATGTCGTCGCGATCGCGGGGGTGGACTAGAAATTGCTAACCCTATTTATCGGGAGATTTTACCTAAGACCTTAGCTGCAGTGGCGATCGCATCTCTAACTTCTGTAGAACCCAACTGGTTAAACTCTGATGGTACTCTCAATCCTCAAATTCTCTTAAACTCTTTCTTGGAATTTTGGCGACAACATGGGGAACCATTACTTAAAAGTGCGCCCTATCATGAGATTGCCCCCCATTTGGTGTTAATGGCATTTTTACACCGGGTAGTAAATGGTGGTGGTACGTTAGAGCGGGAATATGCCATTGGTTCTGGGAGAATGGATATTTGTTTACGCTATAGCAAGGTGGTGATGGGTATAGAAATTAAGATGTGGCGTGAAAGAAAGTCAGATCCGCTAATTAAGGGTTTGACCCAACTGGATAAATACCTGGATGGGTTAGGATTAGATACAGGTTGGTTAGTGATTTTCGATCGCCGTCCTGGGTTACCACCTATGGGAGAGAGGATTAGTACGGAGGAGGTTATTAGTCCTAGGGGACGCACTATTACCCTCATTCGTAGTTAG